In Brevibacterium zhoupengii, the following are encoded in one genomic region:
- a CDS encoding FAD-binding oxidoreductase yields the protein MTVQNQTSVGPAELEALAARLGEGALTTDPDVIEAHARDEALFCPHEGAIALVRATSAADVQEVMRFASEHGVPVVPQGARSGISGGANGSPGAILLNVSRMKDVVSVNEAERLVTVQPGIINQDLKDHLAPFGLSYPPDPGSVALSSIGGNIATNAGGLCCVKYGVTRDYVRSLTVVLADGTLTKLGPQTAKGVAGLDMRHLFVGSEGTLGIVVEATLRLIPKLPDPFTAVATFPDERSGLQTVADFMGAGGVPSLMEFLDSSSLKMLNDFGDFGLDGDAGSMLIMQVDQNPADSQAVMAQFAEVAEACGALDVAYSDDPTDSAALIAARRMIQPAYEKFANGHGGGQLLDDVCLPRTAMPEFCDRLKELQESSGLMIALVAHAGDGNTHPSVFFDAGDVEQTARAQEIFGEIMRIGLQLGGTITGEHGVGFLKRDWLNNELDEGSKRIQIAVKNALDPQGILNPGKMLSAI from the coding sequence ATGACAGTACAGAACCAGACCAGTGTGGGACCGGCCGAACTCGAAGCGTTGGCGGCGCGGCTGGGCGAAGGGGCGCTGACGACGGATCCCGACGTCATCGAGGCCCACGCCCGTGATGAGGCTCTGTTCTGCCCTCACGAAGGGGCGATCGCTCTGGTCAGGGCCACCTCGGCGGCCGACGTTCAGGAAGTCATGCGCTTCGCCAGTGAGCATGGAGTCCCCGTCGTCCCGCAGGGTGCACGTTCGGGGATCTCGGGTGGGGCGAACGGCTCACCTGGGGCGATTCTGCTCAATGTCTCGCGTATGAAGGACGTCGTGTCCGTCAACGAGGCCGAACGACTCGTCACCGTCCAGCCGGGAATCATCAACCAGGACCTCAAGGACCATCTCGCACCCTTCGGCCTGTCCTACCCGCCCGATCCGGGGTCGGTCGCGCTGTCGTCGATCGGCGGCAACATCGCCACCAACGCGGGCGGCCTGTGCTGCGTAAAATACGGTGTGACCAGGGACTATGTTCGGAGTCTCACCGTTGTTCTGGCCGATGGAACCCTGACGAAGCTGGGCCCGCAGACAGCGAAGGGTGTGGCTGGGCTCGACATGCGCCACCTGTTCGTCGGCTCCGAAGGCACGCTGGGCATCGTCGTCGAGGCGACCCTGCGCCTGATCCCGAAGCTGCCCGACCCGTTCACCGCGGTCGCGACCTTCCCAGACGAGCGCTCCGGCCTCCAGACGGTCGCGGACTTCATGGGTGCAGGCGGAGTGCCGAGCCTGATGGAATTCCTCGATTCCTCCAGCCTGAAGATGCTCAACGACTTCGGCGACTTCGGCCTCGACGGCGACGCGGGCTCGATGCTCATCATGCAGGTGGACCAGAATCCTGCGGATTCGCAGGCAGTCATGGCCCAATTCGCCGAGGTGGCCGAAGCCTGCGGTGCACTCGACGTCGCGTACTCCGACGATCCAACCGACTCGGCCGCGCTCATCGCTGCCCGACGGATGATCCAGCCCGCTTACGAGAAGTTCGCCAACGGTCATGGGGGAGGGCAGCTGCTCGACGATGTGTGCCTGCCTCGTACAGCGATGCCCGAATTCTGCGACCGGTTGAAGGAGCTGCAGGAATCCTCGGGGCTGATGATCGCCCTGGTGGCCCATGCCGGCGATGGCAATACGCACCCGTCTGTGTTCTTTGATGCCGGCGATGTGGAGCAGACCGCGCGGGCGCAGGAGATTTTCGGCGAGATCATGCGCATCGGCCTCCAGCTGGGTGGCACGATCACGGGTGAGCATGGAGTCGGCTTCCTCAAGCGCGATTGGCTGAACAACGAGCTCGACGAGGGTTCGAAGCGGATCCAGATCGCTGTGAAGAATGCCCTGGATCCCCAGGGGATCCTCAACCCCGGGAAGATGCTCAGCGCGATCTGA
- a CDS encoding MFS transporter, whose amino-acid sequence MSSEVNPPVSQQPPSDSAMEKRTLRKVTVRLIPFIIAMYFINYLDRTNLGIAGPGGMNEDLAMTATQFGFAAGIFFFGYLLLEVPSNLALHKFGARIWLARILISWGLVAAAMAFVPSHGWLYFLRFLLGVAEAGFFPGVILYLTYWFPSSMRARATALFMLAIPMSSVIGSPLSSWLISSGNSIFENFAGWRFMFIVEGVPAVLLGIMCIFYLTDHPRDAKWLSAEERNWLQSKMDAEEKGKSETFHYPVRRSLLQPRVWALSFVYFGMVYGLYAMSFFLPTIIAGFQETFGVEYSIVEIGFITAIPYVFGAFAMYFWSRHGDRTNERVWHVAVPLFVGGVTIPIALYLSSPFTTMIAVTITCMAICAALPTFWPLPQTFLAGAGAAAGLALINSLGNSAGFFAPYITGGLAELTGTQNAGMWVVGAAMVAAGIVTLILKAAPAPDKVNPEMTK is encoded by the coding sequence ATGTCATCCGAGGTGAACCCACCTGTGAGCCAGCAACCGCCGAGTGATTCTGCGATGGAGAAACGGACCCTGAGAAAGGTCACGGTGCGGTTGATTCCGTTCATCATCGCGATGTACTTCATCAACTACCTCGACCGCACTAATCTCGGCATCGCGGGCCCGGGCGGAATGAACGAAGACCTCGCGATGACCGCGACCCAGTTCGGGTTCGCGGCCGGTATCTTCTTCTTCGGCTACCTCCTCCTCGAGGTGCCCTCGAACCTCGCACTGCACAAGTTCGGCGCTCGGATCTGGCTCGCGAGGATTCTCATCAGCTGGGGCCTCGTGGCAGCGGCGATGGCGTTCGTGCCCAGCCACGGATGGCTCTACTTCCTGCGTTTCCTCCTCGGTGTCGCCGAGGCGGGATTCTTCCCGGGCGTCATCCTCTACCTCACCTACTGGTTCCCCTCCTCGATGCGTGCACGGGCCACCGCTCTGTTCATGCTCGCGATCCCGATGTCCAGCGTCATCGGCTCCCCGCTGTCCTCGTGGCTGATCTCGAGCGGCAATTCGATCTTCGAGAACTTCGCCGGTTGGCGCTTCATGTTCATCGTCGAGGGCGTGCCCGCGGTCCTGCTCGGCATCATGTGCATCTTCTACCTCACCGATCACCCCCGCGATGCCAAATGGCTTTCGGCTGAGGAGAGGAACTGGCTGCAGTCGAAGATGGACGCCGAGGAGAAGGGCAAGTCCGAGACCTTCCACTACCCGGTCCGGCGCTCCCTGCTCCAGCCACGTGTATGGGCGCTGTCCTTCGTCTACTTCGGCATGGTCTACGGCCTCTACGCGATGAGCTTCTTCCTGCCGACCATCATCGCCGGCTTCCAGGAGACCTTCGGCGTCGAATACTCGATCGTCGAAATCGGCTTCATCACGGCTATTCCCTATGTATTCGGCGCCTTCGCCATGTACTTCTGGTCCCGTCACGGGGACAGGACCAATGAGCGCGTCTGGCACGTCGCGGTTCCGCTCTTCGTCGGCGGTGTCACCATCCCGATCGCCCTGTACCTGAGCTCGCCGTTCACCACGATGATCGCCGTGACCATCACCTGCATGGCCATCTGTGCCGCACTTCCGACCTTCTGGCCCCTGCCGCAGACCTTCCTCGCCGGTGCCGGAGCCGCCGCAGGTCTCGCGTTGATCAATTCGCTGGGCAACTCCGCGGGATTCTTCGCCCCCTACATCACCGGCGGACTCGCCGAGCTCACCGGAACCCAGAATGCAGGCATGTGGGTCGTCGGCGCCGCCATGGTCGCCGCCGGAATCGTCACCCTCATCCTCAAGGCCGCTCCCGCGCCGGATAAGGTGAATCCGGAGATGACGAAGTAG
- a CDS encoding DUF222 domain-containing protein, with amino-acid sequence MDFSTMTLTPDRTPGNPEERDPRPGPGDAMAGEDAADASSSEVGQQSLFDQLKDSDFDLTGHPLAKKFESLPVVPTGNPDEPNTQSEPDEPNTEGEPGEPDAGAAEAAATKTPAGESCDEASDSSFPGPTTSSPHPLLSSEEWTDLSRFAPEVTNSLTALSGLKDGLRTFDRLMGPDDAIRLIDGLEALGRVNEALSTLALAVCERVGTPTDYGAKTTKALIQDRLNITSREANRRTDMAKTLGGRVTLTGQPQAPLFPTVADAFNEGSLSADQARVIKDLLKKLPTWVSQANRDYAETTLVEKAPRVRVHDLRAIFARILAHIDPDGQEPVDATDRSMYTVTMHARDNGDWELAGLLDPVTGGVLNGLLTARTKIANNNDSNNTSNNSSTADVNESGVLEDGTLVDMTGQRLSAQEWIYERFATLIARIDMTRTGQGAQYALVVTAKAEDLANRTGAGTTGTENPVPMSELARNGLNGAVFFELVSEKAKTMQVVTENRFANAKQIAVLTARDQGCTFPGCDAPPGWCDAHHIVEWAQEGRTDVNNMTLSCSAHHHLLDRSDWETVMLKDGRPAWVPPASIDPARRPILHARFVAQEVIDTLFDE; translated from the coding sequence ATGGACTTCAGTACCATGACTCTCACCCCCGACCGCACCCCAGGAAACCCGGAAGAGCGTGACCCACGCCCCGGTCCCGGTGATGCCATGGCGGGAGAAGACGCGGCCGATGCTTCGTCTTCGGAAGTGGGACAGCAGTCGCTGTTTGACCAGCTCAAAGACTCCGACTTCGACCTCACCGGCCACCCCCTGGCGAAGAAATTCGAATCCCTCCCAGTCGTACCCACCGGCAACCCAGACGAGCCGAACACTCAAAGCGAACCAGATGAGCCGAACACTGAGGGCGAACCAGGTGAGCCGGACGCTGGTGCTGCAGAGGCCGCGGCCACTAAGACTCCAGCTGGCGAGTCCTGCGATGAGGCCTCGGATTCCTCATTCCCGGGTCCCACCACCTCCAGCCCGCATCCTCTGCTCTCGAGCGAGGAATGGACTGATCTCTCCCGTTTCGCGCCCGAAGTCACGAATAGCCTCACCGCGCTCAGCGGGCTCAAGGACGGGCTGCGGACCTTTGACCGGCTGATGGGTCCCGATGATGCGATCAGGCTCATCGACGGACTCGAGGCCCTGGGCCGCGTCAACGAAGCCCTGTCGACCCTGGCACTTGCCGTGTGTGAACGAGTGGGCACACCGACGGATTATGGTGCTAAAACCACGAAGGCACTCATCCAAGACAGGTTGAACATCACCAGCCGCGAAGCCAACCGGCGCACCGACATGGCCAAGACCCTGGGCGGACGAGTGACTTTGACCGGGCAGCCACAAGCACCACTGTTTCCCACGGTCGCTGATGCCTTCAACGAAGGCAGTCTCTCTGCCGATCAGGCCAGAGTCATCAAGGACTTGTTGAAGAAACTGCCCACCTGGGTCAGTCAGGCCAATCGTGACTATGCCGAAACGACACTCGTGGAGAAGGCACCACGTGTGCGGGTCCATGACCTGCGGGCGATCTTTGCTCGGATCTTGGCTCATATTGATCCTGATGGGCAAGAACCCGTTGATGCCACGGACCGGTCCATGTACACGGTTACGATGCATGCCCGAGACAATGGTGACTGGGAACTCGCTGGCCTCCTCGATCCTGTTACGGGTGGTGTCCTCAACGGGTTACTGACAGCACGAACCAAAATCGCCAACAACAATGACAGCAACAACACCAGCAACAACAGCAGCACAGCGGATGTGAACGAGTCCGGTGTTCTCGAAGACGGCACTCTTGTTGATATGACCGGGCAGAGGCTGTCGGCTCAGGAGTGGATTTACGAACGCTTCGCGACGTTGATCGCCAGGATCGATATGACACGCACCGGCCAGGGCGCGCAATACGCGTTAGTGGTCACGGCGAAGGCTGAAGATCTTGCAAACAGGACCGGGGCTGGGACGACGGGGACTGAGAATCCGGTCCCGATGAGTGAACTGGCTCGTAACGGTTTGAACGGGGCGGTGTTCTTCGAACTCGTCTCGGAGAAGGCGAAGACGATGCAGGTCGTGACGGAGAATCGGTTCGCGAATGCGAAGCAGATCGCGGTTCTGACGGCTCGTGATCAGGGGTGTACGTTCCCGGGGTGTGATGCACCGCCGGGGTGGTGCGATGCTCACCATATTGTGGAGTGGGCGCAAGAAGGTCGAACGGATGTCAATAATATGACGTTGAGTTGTTCTGCCCATCATCATCTTCTGGATAGGTCGGATTGGGAGACAGTGATGCTCAAAGACGGGCGTCCCGCGTGGGTGCCTCCGGCATCGATTGATCCGGCGAGGCGACCGATATTGCATGCGCGGTTCGTGGCTCAAGAAGTCATCGACACACTCTTCGACGAATGA
- a CDS encoding LysR family transcriptional regulator: MSNVVQLQSFKSVATTGSVRSAALHLGLSPSAVSHHIKLLEQDTGLTLFQRQGRGLCLTDIGSAIMGEVDGMLESSSRLQQRITDLKDRRVNRLSISYFSSAGNRWMPELVLFLEHKHPHTGVQLSLAEGQWHESRSDIQIIITETKEPVLPPQVNSSFLLEDPYVVAVPEAHELASRSEVTLAELDRLPWIDNEQGDGPCRTILFDACARAGIRVQFKHEAHTFVAALHMVSRGLGITLLPRLGIDQLPEGVVIVPLAAPEPIRYVHAISDPGHPQQDVIDDAISALHELASDDAVAR; encoded by the coding sequence ATGAGCAACGTCGTCCAGCTGCAGTCATTCAAATCGGTCGCGACTACCGGTTCCGTGCGATCAGCGGCACTGCACCTCGGCCTGTCTCCTTCGGCGGTCAGCCACCATATCAAGCTTCTCGAACAGGATACGGGCCTGACACTCTTTCAAAGACAGGGCCGTGGCCTATGTCTGACCGACATTGGTTCTGCCATCATGGGCGAGGTCGACGGCATGCTCGAATCATCAAGCCGACTGCAGCAACGCATCACGGACCTGAAGGACCGTCGCGTCAACCGCCTTTCGATCAGTTACTTCAGCAGCGCTGGAAACCGATGGATGCCGGAACTGGTCCTCTTCCTCGAGCACAAGCATCCACATACCGGCGTCCAGTTGAGCTTGGCAGAAGGTCAGTGGCATGAGTCTCGATCTGATATTCAGATCATCATCACAGAGACCAAAGAACCTGTGTTGCCGCCTCAGGTCAACAGCAGCTTCCTGCTGGAAGATCCGTACGTCGTCGCAGTTCCCGAGGCGCACGAGCTCGCATCTCGCAGTGAGGTAACCCTGGCTGAGCTCGATAGACTTCCTTGGATCGACAACGAACAAGGCGATGGCCCGTGCCGTACGATCCTTTTCGACGCCTGTGCACGGGCCGGGATTCGAGTGCAGTTCAAACATGAGGCGCACACTTTCGTCGCCGCTCTCCACATGGTCAGCCGCGGATTGGGAATCACCCTGCTCCCCCGTCTCGGTATCGATCAGCTCCCGGAAGGTGTGGTCATCGTGCCACTGGCAGCACCTGAGCCGATCCGCTATGTCCACGCCATCAGCGACCCGGGTCATCCGCAGCAGGACGTCATCGATGATGCGATCTCTGCTCTTCATGAACTTGCCAGCGACGACGCAGTGGCACGGTGA